The genomic window ggcaagggagctctctggagtctGAATAGGGATGCACTATGCTAAAGCTTACTCTTAGGGTCTTCcattcttcttttcattcttcgTCCAGCTTTTCTGGTTCTTGTCAATTACCCTTATTGTCCAGGCATACTTTGTTTGAATCTCCCTCATATCCTTTATGGAAAGAAAAGTGTTATAAACAAATCActcagtatatataatatacatatgcatatgtatttgcCTAATGATTCATGGTTTCAGTGAAAAACCCTTGGCCAGAGTTGACTGCACAGAGAACTACAGCAGTTTCACTTCTTGTTTTACTGACTTGAAGCATGAAGCATTGGGGTGCGGTGGAAAGTGAGCTGCCCCAAGGAGGCTGGGGGCCCAAGTCCAGGCCCTGCTGTTCACTTATACTGTGGCCTATTGACAATAAACTTACTTCCTTCAACTTCAGGTTTTATGTCGGTAAAATGGGGAAACTAATTCTTAACCTGCTACCTTACCTGGATAATAAGAAATTCAGATGTGGTCATAATTGTGTGACTGTGTTCCAAGTTGTAGGGTATTACACAAATTGAAGGCATTCTAATTAGTATTAACTTCTCTCTATTCCACTCCTCATCTCTCTTTAATCTGAAGAACTTAAATGGCTTCAAAGAACCTGCCCCTGGTCtgactttcctctttcctccccttaTGTTTCCGTCCTATCATTTCTTTCCCTCCTTGTCTGCCTCACCTGCAATTTTCAGAATTCTCATCTGGGAAAGGGGAATGATGGGAAGGAGGCTAGAGTCAGCCTTGTATACAGGAAACATTCCAGCTTCATTTTGATTTTCCTCCTTGGAGTCTTGTATATTTGCTTGAACTAATACACATATGCAGAACCCACACTCAAATATGAACACAAGCACACTCATGATGGCTAggatacacacaaaaacacatgcCTTCAGGCATACTCAGAATCTAATACAGATGTTTGTATATAAGCAATCACATACAAACACAAGAGTAGAGAACCTATCTCAAACAGCTGTAGAATTCCACATCAAACACACATCTTCCCCTTGCAATAGAATCACACTGTTCCATGCAGATATGATCGCACAGACACTTGTGCACTTGCATACCCACAGACACAGACAGCAACACATAGAGGCATGCACACAAAGACACAGATCCACTTTCACTACCATGTAAGACCTATAAGCACACCCAGGCATGTTCAACAACTCCAGTGATGCTCCAACGAAAATACACTCGGAAACAGTCCCAAACACACTCCTGGGTTGTGgccatgttttctcttttgacaaccatattttccaaattaccTTGTTGTTCTTCCTGGGGAAGAAGGCTCTGTGTGTGTTCTTCTAAGAATTCCCCTTAACATGACCCACATTAACCTCAGTGACATTATTTTCTCAGTGATAACATCTACTCTTTCCTAAATGTGGTCATGGGGAGTAGTACTCAACAGGAAGCAGAAGTGTGCACTCCCCACCTTGAACCATTTCATAATCCCCTGAAAAAGTCAATGTTCCATGAGCAAATGCTCATTTCCTGAGAAGAAACTGCTACAGGTCTTGTCACGTGGTCACCCCAGCTATATCAGCCCTATGTTTCTGGGACCATCAAGAACTGACCTCCAGATCAACCCATTTCTTGGCCTACCCTTAGCCCCGAATTGCTCATTATAGGACTGGGAATTTGGACTTGTCCCTCTCTATTACAATAAGTGCCACTTTCAACCAAATTATTTTAATGCTTCCTTCATGACAGTCATAACTTGGTAATAACTTTAGAGTGACATCAAGTGACAAAGTGATGGAGTGTACTTTACATATTTGCTTGAACGATAGTGCTTAAATATGGAAATTTCCAGCATGTCTCTAACAGCCTTATTTATGGTAAGAGTTTATAGAGGAGACATGAAAAATTAGAACtagattttataaaaaacaaaaatgcatcaGGCACGATTAGTTAATAAATAGAACATGCTAAAGAATGGCCAGGATATTTGTGGATATGTGTTAATCAGATTTCCTTGGGAATTAGTAACTAGACTTTAGCCTTTGTAAAGAAACTGGCTTCAGATGGAGGGGAAAAGGTCTGAATCAGGAGCCTTCTGAGTCATCAAGTGGCATTTAAATTTCATTCAATAGAAAAGGGAAAGGTGAGCATAGACCTTGTTCAGTTAAAACTGCCAAAACAGCTTTAAGATGGCTAGCATGTAAAACATGAGGTAGTTTCCACCCAAAGACTCAGGTGAAGAACtatgtcttcttcctgatctctCTGGGGCCCAATCTCTTAGTTCTAATTAAGTTTGATGGGGTAAAAATTGAGTTGACTTTCTATACCCTGGACTTCTGAGCTGATTTGGTGGAAGCATGCACCTGGAGGTTCTGTGATTTAGCACAGTATTATTCCCTCTGCACTGTAAACTCCATGATGTCAGCCGTCCTGTATACCTCATGCACCAATGAATCATCGGCCCTTAGCACAATGCCAGGTACGTTGCAGCATTTAATACTCGTTAACTGAACAAGTACACGGTTCAGCTGGGCAAGGAGCACCACGGGAGCTTTTCCTCCCCAGGCAGAGGTTACTGTTTCATGTTAGCTGTTTTCTGTGTCTGCCGTTCCTTCTGGACTCCACGGTTTACCATCCAGCAAGGCTTTTCGGAGTCGTCTCCAGAAGATGTGCCGTCCCAGGACACTGTCTTCCCACTCCAGGTAAGTGTTCCTGCTGAGAAGGCGATACAGCTCCACCTGCTGCTGCAGTAGGGACTTCTCCAACTTCTGCAGGACAATGAAGATGATGCCAGCACGACTGCTAAGAAACTGCCAGGTCTGGGCAATCTCATACTCAAAGATGCACCACCGACTCTGGATGAAGTGTTGGGACACCACGACAATAACCTTCCGACTTTTGTAGAAACCTTCCTGGATGATGTTGGCAGCTATGGCCACCCCAGGAATAAAGTCTCTGTAGTGAAGGCAGAGCTGAAAGGGGGGTACCCCCTCCTCCAAGTTCTTTACCAGTTCATTCCTCACCCAGTCTTCATCCTGGCTTGAGTAGATAACGAAGGCATCATAGGTGCTTTCGCCTCTGCTGTACTTTTTGCAGCCAGCAAGAAGCATCAGGTGGAAATAGAACTTATACACCAAAACTGCTACCAGAGAAACCATGAGTACAGTGAACACTGACACACTAATGATAGTCTTGCTCCTCTGACAGGTGGCATTCCTAAAACTCAACATGGGTATGCCCTGCATGTCTAAAGGTTTTGTACACACCATTTGTTCAATTTCCACCAAGAGCTGCCTGTGGTCCTTAACCCACTGCAGAAAATTCTCGTGTTCACAAACACAAGCAAAATCATTCTGAGTAAGATTTAAGGAAACTAGATTACTTGGAAAACGCTGTTGTTCTCGCTCCTTGGAAGCCACTATTCGGTTAAAACTGCAATCCAGAAtttggagggagaggagaggttcATAAGGGAGTGTATCCAATGACAAGAGGTTGTTATGACTCATATTTATCAACTGAAGTTTAGGAAGTGAGACAAATGCCACCTGGGACACCTGTTCCAGCTGACACCTAGAGAGGTCCAGGATGGTCAAGTTGGTCAggtctttgaaaatatttggaaggaagTTGTTCTGAAAAGAATTGCCAGCCATTTTCAAGACTTGGAGGCTGACCAAGCCATCAAAGATGCCCTGGAAGACAACTTGGGTGTGAGTATAAGAAATATCAAGGTAACGGAGGTTTCTGAGGGATAGGAATACTGAAAAATCACTGGCCTGTTTCAAATTGGAATGCTGGAAATCTAGATATTCTAGTTCTTCTAAGCCCAAGAAGTTTGAACTCATGGTAATAATATCATTGAAGCTCAGATCTAAATGCTTCAGTCTGGTTGTCCCCAAGTGAGAGTGAGAACAGCAACGCTTGAAACTCATGCCATTTCTACTGAGATCTAGAAACTCAAGGCTTTCCAGCTTCATCTCAGTAAAGGTGCTCACACCTTTGTTGGCAGTGAGAACAAACTCCTTGAGAGAGTCCAGCTCCCACTTGGGGAATTCTTCAAAATCACATTTAACCATTTCCAACCGTTGCCATCTGAGATTTTTAGGAAGGTATCTTGGTCTGTTTAAAACCAGATGCACCAGAGAAATTGTAGAAACATTTACCAAACAATTAAATAAGTCAGTAGTATCCTTTGAGAAATGATCAAAGTATGCTATCCGGAATTTTTCAACTGTCAAATTGCACAGTCCCTCCAGAAGAGATTTGTTAAATCTTTCCaagttcctttcatttttaaattctcccaGAACCAACTGATGGATCTTTAAACCAGCCAGTCCTTGAATACAAGTTTTCATTACATCTTCACTATTAAAATTACTTCTCAAAGTCAGTTCATGgagtttaatttctttaaaggcACCTGGTTGGATAAAGTATAAAGGGTTCAGGGACAAGTCTAAAGAAAGGTTGAGAAGAGGCATTTGATGTAGAACCTGCAAGTCTCCGTGATAAATATTTTGGATCTTGTTATTGGAAAGATCCAAGTACTCCAGGTTGGGCATGTTAGAAAAATATTCAGGTAACTTGAAGGAATGGATAAGATTGTGAGCCACATTAAGCTCCTTCAGGGTTTTGAGATGTCCAATGGGGAAGCCCTCTAGAGATTGTAGGTTTGTCTCCACGGCCACCAGCTTCTGTAAACTTGAGAGTCCAGAAAAGGCTCCTGGGAATAACCTCTGGATAGGGTTTCCTGTCAATATCAAGATGGAGAGGTGGTTTAGGCCCTGATATGCATCATCTTCAATTATCCGAATTTCACACCTACAGGGAAAAGAGATACAGATTATATTTCTTCTGAATTAAAACTCAAAAAGGAATAACCATACCAGTCTTCTAGCTCTTCGCACATATGAGACATGCATGTGCATTGACAAAGACATGAAGCAGGACAGATGATGACATGAACAAATAAGAAGCCCCATAGATTCAGTATTATCCTACCGGACACAATGACAAACTCTTTTTGTCACAAGAGGTACATATGCTAAGCAGAGGCAGGACATCCCCCAGAAGGAAATCAGTTAAAGATCAATAATTGGGGCACATTAAGACTGTATGGCTGATAGAGTATGTAACTGCCTTGGATTAACTTCAGCCATTTCCTGCCACAGGTAATTGTGTTTATCCGTCAGATTGGTATAGATAATTAAGATAGCGGTTAGCTGTTAGGCATGATAAATGGTAAATGTCAatttcaaagatataaaaaattacacataAGTGTCACAGGTTTGCACAAGCCTCAAGGTTTATGCAAAGCTCTCCATATATGATAGATATTTGTAAGTTGTAGTTATCATAGGTAAATGTTAGTTACAGGTGGTAGGAGTGAGTTctatggaagaaaaggaaagtgtACTATGAAACCTCACATTAAAGGAATGGCCCTAGACAGGGGGGATCAAAGCAGGCTTCTCTGAGAGCACACAAGTTGaaatctgaaggatgagtaggaattaCCAAGAAAAGGAAGTGAGCTGAAGAGCAGATACAAAAGTCCTGAGGTAGGTGACAGCCATGATACCTGGAGGAACCGTGAGAAACCATGAGAAACTTATGTGTCTGGTGTACAGAGAGGGAAGTGGAGGGGTGTGAgatgaggttgtggagaaaggaggatACAAAGCAGAGGCTTTCAGACTGGAAAAGCATTTTGAATTTTGGCCCAAGAGAAATGGCAGCTTTGCTATATACAATATTCATGGAAGTGTCCTAGAGACAAGGTTTTTATCCAGCCAACATATGGCGAGCTAATGATAAACACTTGCTAGCACTGCGGGTGCATGCCAGTTAGCGTTTGCTAATGAGTTATTTGCTAGTCCAACCTGAATTACATTTACAGTTTCTCCACTTGTCGTATCCCCTCCATGAGGATCAGGGGTAATAAAAGCATTTTGGCCCAAGCTTTTATTAATTGGTAACTTGATAGAGGGTGGTGGGTGCCATAGGAAGAACACTGGAAAAGGGGACAAGGCATCTCAGTTCTGGTGTCTCTGTGGTCCTCTCATACCTCTATGGATCTCAGTTATCACCATTCTAAATAGCCTTGATTATTTCTCATGTTGCTGTCAGTTCTAGGATTTTATAAACCGTAATCTTATGTATTAGGCAAGACTGGAGGGggtcttgctgtgtctctgtctcatCAGAGGGAGCTCACACTTTTGAGGAGCAGAGCATTAAGATGAAGAGAATATTTAACTCAGAAGCAGGAGATGTGAATATGAGTCTCTGCTGCCAACAAGCTCCACAAAACGTAGAGTGTGAACATAGATAAATTACTGaaactctctgagtctcagtttcttcatctaaaaaagaaaacaaatgtatcaATAGGTTCCCATAGGAATAAAAGGTTGCCTAGGGGACTCGCTGAGTTACTATATGTAAACACTGTGAAGGACTATGAAAAGGCAAGGGATATCTATGGTACTATGTTTGTCCCTGTCCTAAGCCAGGATCTCCTCCTGGCTAACCAGAGGGAGAGCTGTCCTCTCTCTAGGCACATAGTTAAGGCCTCTGAGGGAAGTTCCTTGTGTAGGTGGTGAATCAAAGATGGATTATAAGGGACATTGTTTGATGAGAAACTACTTCttgttttaaaaagggggggggtgatTTGTCTATTTTAATTATAGTTCTTGACAATTCTTACTCAGATAACTGAAATTTAGAATCTAATGAAGtgctataataatatttttatccttATAAAGTCTACCTTATAAGGTTTTTAACATATATACATGTTAACATTCATTATCACATTTATCCCTATGGGGTAAGTTTCACCATTTCTGTTTCACAGATATGAAAACTGACACTCAGGGAGATGAAGTGACATGCCTCAGTCCACATAGCTGTAAACGGTAGAGGAGGACCCAGCTTGGGTCTTCTGACCCCCACAGAGCTCTGTGCTCTACCCTACTGACTATAAAATGCTCCATTCCCCCTTTGTTATATACTCTGTCAGTTTCCAAGTTAAAGTATAAGACATCAGATGCCCACTCTTCTTGCTACAGAAATATCCACTATAAAAAGGATTTTCATGCTATGATCTTagaatttattaaacatttctataattaaaagccatatataaaaTTCTCCTGCATTTTCCACAAACTCTTATAGAGAATATGATCCATTAtctagtacattttaaaataaggccTTAATGATGATAATAGTTTTAGAATTcaattccccccaaaataataatactttCACCTGCCctaataaatgatatatttccccgcatcagaaaagaaaatcatagtcACTATTCTTTCTCACAgtagatattttcttttgatcTTGTTATCTTTCTCCTTGGGTTACTTGTATCTTCCTATTTCCCTATCCTCTTTCCCACTTTCAATATTCTAGACATCCTTTGAATCCCACTCAGTTCATGAACTCTGTCTTCACTACCCACTGCAGAGAAGCACCCTCTTCTGAACAACACAATATGTTGCCTCTAGTTTGCACGTAGCTTATCACTTACTGATGTATATTACCATCCTTATCTCAGGTTCAAAATCAAAAATCAGAATCAAGTAACATTTATtgcatgcctactatgtgcctagCACCATGCTCAGGATTGTAACATGTTACTTCTTTCAGGTAtgtatgccctctttaatagctgGAGTTGTATATATCAACATACTCTTGTTTCCTAGCAGTCTGTATAATATATAGCTAGTAGTCAGTAAGTATCTGCTGGTGAAAGAGTTTGAGTCAGTTTTCTCCCCTGACTTGAAAGAATATCGAAAGATAGAACTGTCCTTAAAAACTTTCTCATCCagcttcccatttcacagatgaggcaaTGAGATCAGGAGAAGGGAGGTGGCTCACCCAAAGTCATACAAGTAagatatctgttgaatgaatgagtgaataaagatGAGACTCCTGACATAAGAATGAAGTGATAGAACAATAAGCATTTTACCTTGAGCAGTGAGTAAAAGCTATTCATTACCTGGATAAATCCAACACCTCCAGTTCTGGGAAGTTGGAGAAGCTATGGCTGCCTAAATGCCTCAGGGGGTTAAAGCTCAGGTCCAGTTTCTTGGTTGATGTGGGGATGTTGTTGGGGATTTTGTCGAGATTCAGCTCCATGCATTTGTAAGTAATGTTAGGAACCACCTGCAATGATCACATGTTAGATACAGTGTCTTAACGCATGCACCTCAACTGCCCTCTCCACTCCCCTTTCCTAGGCCAGAACCTTGGAGACCTCCAGTATAAGCACAGGagccatccatccaaccatccatcatccaatcatccatccatccatctgtccatccatcaacccacccattcatttatttgtccacTTACTTTATACTTATAAAATCTCTTACTCCAGATTTGGATGGgtggagcacctactatgtcccCAGTTTTCTAACCTCTACTATCACAATGGCAGTATTTACAGAGAGGCAATGGAATCAAGTGGTGAAGAGCTGAGGCTCTGGATTCCAAAAGCCCTGGGTTTCACCCCAGTTCTTCCATGTGATTTGGGCTAAAGTGTTTTTCCACAAGTACCCCACAAATGTATACAGCCTTGGGGAAACTACCAGTTAAAGTGTCCATACTTCACAGTCATAGCTCAGTTTTTGCCAATGGCATTCTCTCTCTTGGCTCATTGACCTTTGAGCAGGTGAtctagaaatggggaaaaaatctttAGGATGTATGGACTCCAATGATGAAACCAGTATTTAAGGTCAAGTGGTTTATGCTTCTTTTGTTCATGGTCTTGTTCCTATCATACTTTCCCAAATTCTTTGTAAGTCCTTATTCTCTAACCTCCCATTTAATTTCTGAATTCTCTGATTTCTTCAACAAAATTTCTTGCTTAAGCCAGCtaattttggttttctgtttaaaACCAATAGAATCtgttaaaaggattaaatgaaatgaggCCTTTAAAGAGATTATCTTGAAGCCTATTACAGTgaaaatgatcaataaatgttaacatttattattaGCAGTTATTATTAATCCCCTACCATATGTGGGCATATTTCTTATAtgttatatgctttattttaatcttcaaataaaccttttaaagaagaagaattcAGAGCGAAAAAGTAATATGCATAAAGTATCACAGGTCACATGTGCAGCTCTTCACTTCATTGGCATGTCTCCTGAAATGCTATCCCTTATAGGAGCCTCCCAGACCATACTGTGTAATAGCGGATGGTAACAGGCTTCCTTCCTTTACCCTCTTCCCTCTATCTCCACATGATGTATCACCATCTAATGTAAATTATCCATGTGATTGTTCCATGTGTGTTGTTCATCTTCCTCTCTAGATTGTAAGCTTTGGTATTCTTGCTCTCTGCTGTGTCTCCAGCGCTCAGAATTGTGCCCAGCAAATGGTTAAtgcctaatatttattgaatacatgaatgaataactGATTGAAGATTTGCTTCAATCCAAATTGTAAGCATTTTCTCTAAGGGCTGTGGGCAGTGCTGAGACCCATGTGATATGGCTCCAGACTTCAGTGAGCTCACAATCTAGAGGAAGAGTTGAGGTGGGAACACGCCTCACACTGCTGAACAGGACCATAAACCGGGCCTGGACAATAACTTCCTCTAGCTCATAAATGGTAGAGATCAATTCCAGATCCAGGGATTATAGGTGACTTCTGAGAAAGAGAGGATTTCAAGGtaagtcttgaaggatgagtaagatTTGGACACgtggaaagaggaagagggagagaacagtgtaagaaagaagggaaggaactAATTCAGAGCACCTGGCACGAAGTAGGAGAGGTGAAACCTAAGTAGGTGGGGAAGCCAGAGCCCTCTGACAATACGTTTAATCATCTAACATGTGTaagttgagcacctactatgtgctaggcactgggtaTAGCGTAAGCCTTGACGGTTGGCTTTTCTTATAAAGCAGGTGCCTGATTTAAGTTTGACTAGGGAGGCACCCACTTCAAAGAGGGCTATCTCCAAGAAACACAATGCCAGCCACATGACTAGATAAAGAGCCAGGCCACTTCCCCTCACTTAGctttcttcctgccccccccTTCCCACCACCCCTTCCTAAATCCCTGCtctcatactttatttttttaaagattttatttatttatttgagagagagaatgagagagagagagagcatgagaggggagagggtcagagggagaagcagactccctgctgagcagggaccctgatgtgggactcgatcccgggactccaggatcatgacctgagccaaaggcagtcgcttaaccaactgagccacccaggtgtccctctcatattttaaattcaccaataaagaggGAGCCAGGGAAACCCTAGTCCCCCATCCTCAACCCCAATAATGACAGAACTCCACGTGCTTGAGCGCTATTTCTCTCTACCCTCAGCATTGCTTTGTGGCCCTACTTGTGTAATTTCCAGGTCTTCAAAGTAATaaactttcagtttttctaaGTGTCCTGATGGTTATTGCTGAAGGGTACCTTACAATCATAAAGAACCACAGGGGCTAGTCCAACCACAACATGGGTTATTGATAGGCTGAAACTAGTACAAAACACTGGGATATAGTGGTAAATAAAATCAGCAATGGTGTTGTTTGCTTATAGATCCCATTTCAAAGGGAAGGACAAACAATGTGCAAATACACAAAAAAACATAATGatatgatataaaaaaataaagcatctaGAGATTAGAGGCCAATATGGGGAGTAGGGAGTTCTACATGATGTGATCAAGGAATACTTCCAgaaagaggtgacatttaagcagaaatataaatgaaatgaggGATTAAGTCATGAAGAAATCTAAGACTGCACTGTCCAACATGGTAGCCcctagccacacgtggctattgAGCACAAGAGACTTAGTCTAAGCTGAGAGGCATGTAAACAGTAAAATACACACTAAATTGCAAACACTTAGTACCAAAGAAAGAATGTGAAGTATTTTATTAATAGTTTAGTAcatattacattttgaaataatattttgaatatactgggttaagtaaaaatattattaaagttaaatttaccaattttaattttctcaatgtcgccactagaaaatttaaagctACATttaactgatgaatcattgaacactacatcttaaactaatgatgtactatatgttggctaattgaatttaaataaaaaaaaacttataaagaCATTAGAATGggagttcctgggtggctcagtcggttaagtgactgacttttaatttggctcaggtcctgatctcaggcttgtgaaatcaagccccctgagaggttctgtgctcagcgaagtcggcttgggattctctccctttccctctgcccctccccctccactcacacacgcgcatgctctctctttctctctgggaaaaaaaaaagatattagaatggttgggaaataaaataaaaattattaacttccagtcataaataaataaataaatagataaataaatttagttaaaatttagttaaataaaaatttggctaAATTTagttacatttattatttaaattagatCATGTGACCCACGTGGTATTGCCTTTAGGCAGCACTGATCTAGGAGCAAAACATTCTAGCTAGAAGAAATAGCCATTGCCAAGGCCCTGGGGTAAAAACCGTCCTAATAGCACTCAGAAGTTATTACAAGTTGTTAAGAGTGCAATTTGTTAGAACTGAGCCTcaggcaaaacaacaacaaagagtgGAAAGGGGACTAGGAGGCAGGAGACCAGTCACTATCCAAGAGTCAAGGTGAGGGAACTGAGGACCTGTCCTAGGGTGACACTGAGGGGATGGGCAAGGTTGGACAGGTTTTGGAGACTGAGAATATGGGGTGTGGACAAAGGGAAGGTGTGATTTTATCCGGGGGTGACTGATTAGAAGATCCATTCCCATTAACCTAAGAGCAggagggacacagagaagaaTGAGCAGGGCTCTGGGCAGGAAGTTGGAGGAAGGGAGGATTTTAAGATGAGAAATTCATCTTTATTGCACATTAAAGTACATTATTTCCACAATGccctcaatctcaggactctggctGATTACGCTCTTCTTGAGTTTCTGACCCTGCCACACACTAAATCCCAAGACATTCCCTCAGTTGTTGGGTTCTACGATGGACTTCCCAAGCACTTGTGAAGTCCACGTAGGGGAAAACAAAAGAGATCCATCGTGAATGAGATTATACAAAAGTCGGTTGGTGTTTCACAAAGGAAGGAAGCATTGCATTAGCTATCATTTTACAtgattctctctttctgccttctctctttgtctctttctctctgtctttttctttatttctctctatctacttttcttttccaatctcatttcttttcatcctttggAGCTAAGGCTAGATCTCCAAGTCTGAAATCCACTTAGAAAGTTCTCCCTATtaagagacaaaaaaacaaaacaaaacaaaacaccttcctGAGATGGAAAGGGGCAAAGTGCGTGCCTGAAGCTGAGAGGACAGTCCACCAGCAGAAAGGAATGACAGGAAGCAGACCTCTTACAACTCTCTattgaagtaggtattattataagGCTACTATGGATGTAAAAACTAGCTTCAGAGAGGTTTAATATCTTCTTCAAGGTCACGTAGCCCAGAAGTCAAAGAACAGTGATTTTAAGCAGATCTATCTGACCTAAAGCCCCTATTAGCACTTAAAGTCCTAAATGCACCATGAGCCCATGGGCTGCCTGTTGGTGCTATGTAACCACGAACTGTTTGGTCCGTGTGGCTTCTCAAGTCCTTAAGGTAACTTTACTCCTTGTTG from Zalophus californianus isolate mZalCal1 chromosome 13, mZalCal1.pri.v2, whole genome shotgun sequence includes these protein-coding regions:
- the TLR4 gene encoding toll-like receptor 4 isoform X1 — protein: MMSPTRLAGMLIPAMAFLSCLRPESWEPCVQVVPNITYKCMELNLDKIPNNIPTSTKKLDLSFNPLRHLGSHSFSNFPELEVLDLSRCEIRIIEDDAYQGLNHLSILILTGNPIQRLFPGAFSGLSSLQKLVAVETNLQSLEGFPIGHLKTLKELNVAHNLIHSFKLPEYFSNMPNLEYLDLSNNKIQNIYHGDLQVLHQMPLLNLSLDLSLNPLYFIQPGAFKEIKLHELTLRSNFNSEDVMKTCIQGLAGLKIHQLVLGEFKNERNLERFNKSLLEGLCNLTVEKFRIAYFDHFSKDTTDLFNCLVNVSTISLVHLVLNRPRYLPKNLRWQRLEMVKCDFEEFPKWELDSLKEFVLTANKGVSTFTEMKLESLEFLDLSRNGMSFKRCCSHSHLGTTRLKHLDLSFNDIITMSSNFLGLEELEYLDFQHSNLKQASDFSVFLSLRNLRYLDISYTHTQVVFQGIFDGLVSLQVLKMAGNSFQNNFLPNIFKDLTNLTILDLSRCQLEQVSQVAFVSLPKLQLINMSHNNLLSLDTLPYEPLLSLQILDCSFNRIVASKEREQQRFPSNLVSLNLTQNDFACVCEHENFLQWVKDHRQLLVEIEQMVCTKPLDMQGIPMLSFRNATCQRSKTIISVSVFTVLMVSLVAVLVYKFYFHLMLLAGCKKYSRGESTYDAFVIYSSQDEDWVRNELVKNLEEGVPPFQLCLHYRDFIPGVAIAANIIQEGFYKSRKVIVVVSQHFIQSRWCIFEYEIAQTWQFLSSRAGIIFIVLQKLEKSLLQQQVELYRLLSRNTYLEWEDSVLGRHIFWRRLRKALLDGKPWSPEGTADTENS
- the TLR4 gene encoding toll-like receptor 4 isoform X2, which produces MPNLEYLDLSNNKIQNIYHGDLQVLHQMPLLNLSLDLSLNPLYFIQPGAFKEIKLHELTLRSNFNSEDVMKTCIQGLAGLKIHQLVLGEFKNERNLERFNKSLLEGLCNLTVEKFRIAYFDHFSKDTTDLFNCLVNVSTISLVHLVLNRPRYLPKNLRWQRLEMVKCDFEEFPKWELDSLKEFVLTANKGVSTFTEMKLESLEFLDLSRNGMSFKRCCSHSHLGTTRLKHLDLSFNDIITMSSNFLGLEELEYLDFQHSNLKQASDFSVFLSLRNLRYLDISYTHTQVVFQGIFDGLVSLQVLKMAGNSFQNNFLPNIFKDLTNLTILDLSRCQLEQVSQVAFVSLPKLQLINMSHNNLLSLDTLPYEPLLSLQILDCSFNRIVASKEREQQRFPSNLVSLNLTQNDFACVCEHENFLQWVKDHRQLLVEIEQMVCTKPLDMQGIPMLSFRNATCQRSKTIISVSVFTVLMVSLVAVLVYKFYFHLMLLAGCKKYSRGESTYDAFVIYSSQDEDWVRNELVKNLEEGVPPFQLCLHYRDFIPGVAIAANIIQEGFYKSRKVIVVVSQHFIQSRWCIFEYEIAQTWQFLSSRAGIIFIVLQKLEKSLLQQQVELYRLLSRNTYLEWEDSVLGRHIFWRRLRKALLDGKPWSPEGTADTENS